A single region of the Triticum dicoccoides isolate Atlit2015 ecotype Zavitan chromosome 2B, WEW_v2.0, whole genome shotgun sequence genome encodes:
- the LOC119364102 gene encoding truncated transcription factor CAULIFLOWER D-like isoform X4 produces MARQRGSVVLRRIEDRRRRGICFRKRRAGLVKKAEELAVLCDADVGLLVINPFDGTFQRFAAPATMENIIKRYQNFPEAQKRAHGRSLLKERRSKDFQVPIVTTDRRPNIHDMSIDESSISQLTIEQLSQIERKLEYALRRAKTRKGKATLEERDMMEMVSRKEQKQEGGRYVTRSQQSSREVDLTLSLGIGIGCNVGCSRRHQTPIDLNMP; encoded by the exons atggcGCGGCAGCGGGGGAGCGTGGTGCTGCGGCGGATCGAGGATCGGAGGCGGCGGGGGATCTGCTTTAGGAAGCGGCGGGCGGGGCTGGTTAAGAAGGCGGAGGAGCTCGCCGTGCTCTGCGACGCCGACGTCGGCCTCCTCGTCATCAACCCCTTCGACGGCACCTTCCAACGCTTCGCCGCGCCCGCGAC TATGGAGAATATCATCAAACGTTATCAGAATTTCCCAGAAGCACAAAAAAGAGCACATGGAAGGAGCCTTCTCAAAGAG AGAAGAAGCAAGGATTTTCAAGTTCCCATAGTGACAACAGATAGAAGGCCAAACATTCATGACAT GTCAATTGATGAATCAAGCATATCCCAGTTGACCATCGAACAGCTTAGCCAAATTGAAAGAAAATTGGAGTATGCACTAAGGAGGGCAAAGACCAGGAAG GGGAAAGCAACGCTCGAGGAGAGGGATATGATGGAGATGGTCtcgaggaaggagcag AAGCAGGAGGGAGGAAGGTATGTAACTAGAAGCCAGCAAAGCAGCAGGGAGGTGGATTTGACGCTCAGCCTCGGCATCGGCATTGGCTGCAACGTTGGTTGCTCGCGCAGGCACCAAACGCCAATTGACCTCAACATGCCGTGA
- the LOC119364102 gene encoding truncated transcription factor CAULIFLOWER D-like isoform X2 has product MARQRGSVVLRRIEDRRRRGICFRKRRAGLVKKAEELAVLCDADVGLLVINPFDGTFQRFAAPATMENIIKRYQNFPEAQKRAHGRSLLKERRSKDFQVPIVTTDRRPNIHDMSIDESSISQLTIEQLSQIERKLEYALRRAKTRKLEAYRIATLQEKGKATLEERDMMEMVSRKEQKQEGGRYVTRSQQSSREVDLTLSLGIGIGCNVGCSRRHQTPIDLNMP; this is encoded by the exons atggcGCGGCAGCGGGGGAGCGTGGTGCTGCGGCGGATCGAGGATCGGAGGCGGCGGGGGATCTGCTTTAGGAAGCGGCGGGCGGGGCTGGTTAAGAAGGCGGAGGAGCTCGCCGTGCTCTGCGACGCCGACGTCGGCCTCCTCGTCATCAACCCCTTCGACGGCACCTTCCAACGCTTCGCCGCGCCCGCGAC TATGGAGAATATCATCAAACGTTATCAGAATTTCCCAGAAGCACAAAAAAGAGCACATGGAAGGAGCCTTCTCAAAGAG AGAAGAAGCAAGGATTTTCAAGTTCCCATAGTGACAACAGATAGAAGGCCAAACATTCATGACAT GTCAATTGATGAATCAAGCATATCCCAGTTGACCATCGAACAGCTTAGCCAAATTGAAAGAAAATTGGAGTATGCACTAAGGAGGGCAAAGACCAGGAAG TTGGAAGCGTATAGGATCGCCACACTACAGGAGAAG GGGAAAGCAACGCTCGAGGAGAGGGATATGATGGAGATGGTCtcgaggaaggagcag AAGCAGGAGGGAGGAAGGTATGTAACTAGAAGCCAGCAAAGCAGCAGGGAGGTGGATTTGACGCTCAGCCTCGGCATCGGCATTGGCTGCAACGTTGGTTGCTCGCGCAGGCACCAAACGCCAATTGACCTCAACATGCCGTGA
- the LOC119364102 gene encoding MADS-box transcription factor 51-like isoform X1, whose protein sequence is MARQRGSVVLRRIEDRRRRGICFRKRRAGLVKKAEELAVLCDADVGLLVINPFDGTFQRFAAPATMENIIKRYQNFPEAQKRAHGRSLLKERRSKDFQVPIVTTDRRPNIHDIRSIDESSISQLTIEQLSQIERKLEYALRRAKTRKLEAYRIATLQEKGKATLEERDMMEMVSRKEQKQEGGRYVTRSQQSSREVDLTLSLGIGIGCNVGCSRRHQTPIDLNMP, encoded by the exons atggcGCGGCAGCGGGGGAGCGTGGTGCTGCGGCGGATCGAGGATCGGAGGCGGCGGGGGATCTGCTTTAGGAAGCGGCGGGCGGGGCTGGTTAAGAAGGCGGAGGAGCTCGCCGTGCTCTGCGACGCCGACGTCGGCCTCCTCGTCATCAACCCCTTCGACGGCACCTTCCAACGCTTCGCCGCGCCCGCGAC TATGGAGAATATCATCAAACGTTATCAGAATTTCCCAGAAGCACAAAAAAGAGCACATGGAAGGAGCCTTCTCAAAGAG AGAAGAAGCAAGGATTTTCAAGTTCCCATAGTGACAACAGATAGAAGGCCAAACATTCATGACAT CAGGTCAATTGATGAATCAAGCATATCCCAGTTGACCATCGAACAGCTTAGCCAAATTGAAAGAAAATTGGAGTATGCACTAAGGAGGGCAAAGACCAGGAAG TTGGAAGCGTATAGGATCGCCACACTACAGGAGAAG GGGAAAGCAACGCTCGAGGAGAGGGATATGATGGAGATGGTCtcgaggaaggagcag AAGCAGGAGGGAGGAAGGTATGTAACTAGAAGCCAGCAAAGCAGCAGGGAGGTGGATTTGACGCTCAGCCTCGGCATCGGCATTGGCTGCAACGTTGGTTGCTCGCGCAGGCACCAAACGCCAATTGACCTCAACATGCCGTGA
- the LOC119364102 gene encoding truncated transcription factor CAULIFLOWER D-like isoform X3, which produces MARQRGSVVLRRIEDRRRRGICFRKRRAGLVKKAEELAVLCDADVGLLVINPFDGTFQRFAAPATMENIIKRYQNFPEAQKRAHGRSLLKERRSKDFQVPIVTTDRRPNIHDIRSIDESSISQLTIEQLSQIERKLEYALRRAKTRKGKATLEERDMMEMVSRKEQKQEGGRYVTRSQQSSREVDLTLSLGIGIGCNVGCSRRHQTPIDLNMP; this is translated from the exons atggcGCGGCAGCGGGGGAGCGTGGTGCTGCGGCGGATCGAGGATCGGAGGCGGCGGGGGATCTGCTTTAGGAAGCGGCGGGCGGGGCTGGTTAAGAAGGCGGAGGAGCTCGCCGTGCTCTGCGACGCCGACGTCGGCCTCCTCGTCATCAACCCCTTCGACGGCACCTTCCAACGCTTCGCCGCGCCCGCGAC TATGGAGAATATCATCAAACGTTATCAGAATTTCCCAGAAGCACAAAAAAGAGCACATGGAAGGAGCCTTCTCAAAGAG AGAAGAAGCAAGGATTTTCAAGTTCCCATAGTGACAACAGATAGAAGGCCAAACATTCATGACAT CAGGTCAATTGATGAATCAAGCATATCCCAGTTGACCATCGAACAGCTTAGCCAAATTGAAAGAAAATTGGAGTATGCACTAAGGAGGGCAAAGACCAGGAAG GGGAAAGCAACGCTCGAGGAGAGGGATATGATGGAGATGGTCtcgaggaaggagcag AAGCAGGAGGGAGGAAGGTATGTAACTAGAAGCCAGCAAAGCAGCAGGGAGGTGGATTTGACGCTCAGCCTCGGCATCGGCATTGGCTGCAACGTTGGTTGCTCGCGCAGGCACCAAACGCCAATTGACCTCAACATGCCGTGA